Within the Miscanthus floridulus cultivar M001 chromosome 17, ASM1932011v1, whole genome shotgun sequence genome, the region GGATGGAGTCTGGACATGTTTTGCCCCTtgggaaccttactggaagtgtcCGGACTAGGGTCAGCGAAGGTCCAGACGCTGACTGTTCATCGTCCGGAGCCTGAGTCTAGACGCGTGGGAAGAGCTGACCGAGCGTGGCAATGCCTAGTTTCAAACGCAAGGACACGTGGCGACGCGATGTTATACGTTGAAGCGAACCAGACCCTAGGCCCTTGGTCTGGAGTGGCCACTGTTCCTTAGTCCGGACGGTGAGTCCGGAGGCGCGTAATGGCTACTGGACGCGTGGCGCGCTGTGGCTGGCGACTATGAGGAACCAAACCTAGGATGATTGGTCCGAACCCCTCGGTTCGGAGCACCGTTGCTCGGTCCGGTTGCCTCTgcgaaggggtaatggctagtggAGGCTTGGGGCCTCCATAAATAGAtgttggccggctctagctcactctcttgtacATTTTCATCAATGATACATCCTTGTAAGCTAAGCCAAGCCTCTCCCACTCAATCTCTTGCTTGATTGTGCATCCAAGTGAGTTGGGAGTAAtccaaagtgcatttgcttgaatgagtgcatctagtggcacttgtggATCGATTTTGCTGTGGTtttcttgttacttttggtggttgccaccacctagatggcttggagcagcagaggagtGTTGGCACGAGGTGGAGATTGTTCGTGGCCACACCAGTGatcttgtgaggggttcttgaccttcgtCCCCATGGAAGTTCATAAaaagtactctagtaaattgctcatgtcattgagtaccctcatttgtgtaggttcttgcggtgcccttGTGTTGGGCTAGGCTTGTGTATGCCTATTAGCttgcgaaccaccaagtgaacgatCGACaaaacggggactagcatgccggcaagcaagtgaacctcgggagaaaaattgtgtGTTAGTTGTCTCCATTGGATTTCACTTGGTGCTTATCTACATTGATTTATTGTCACTTGCCATGACGATATAATACTCCCTACCACTCTCTTGCATTTACTTTTATATACTCTTGTGGTAGTGGTAGCTTGAGTAGCTAGAGTAGTTGTAGTTAGTTAATTAGTTGATTAACTAGCTTAATAGTTTAGACAAGTAGTGACATAGCTTCTTgtgtgtgcctagagatcataattaactagaattgtggataggtggcttgccttttgagtagagctagagcaaaacgcACTTATGCCATTTGTTGGATTAACTCTTTGCTCTAGTGGTTTGTAGaattttcaataggctattcaccccccctctagctatttagAACCTTTCAATAGCCCCTCAGGAGAATTGACCTCTAGGTTACCCTTCAAGAAGGCGATAACATCAGGTCCAAATTCTTGACGTTCGAAGTGGCCAACTTCGAATCTGCGTACAATTTCATTTGGAGATGACCTTTCTTGAAAAAGTTCATGGCAGTCGCTCATTTTGCGTATTCGGTACTAAAAGTACCCGCCCCCCGTGGCCCGTTGACGGTTCGAGGTGACAGAAAGGGAGCTGCAGGAAACCTTCCAGATAGTATGATCAGCAATGGCTCTGGCCTTTTGCCTGGTAATCTGATTGCTTGGAGCTCAGTTGTGGTCTCAGTTGTTTTTTACCTGTGCGCTCCAGTAAATGCTAGTCCCAAGCAAGGCAGTGATAGAAGACACATGGGAGTGGCTTAGGGCGGTCTTGATGTTGAGGTCGTGGTCCTGGTTGATATCACCTGCACACTTTGGGTTTGTCAGGGTTGATAACCAATTTGGTAATAGTCCTTTTTGCAGTGGGGCTGCTTTGGTGTGCTTTTTTTGGCGGATGTATGGCTTGCCCACTTTGCCTTTCTTTCTTTTCCCCATTTTGTACGAGGAATTAGAACTGTTGTTTGTAGATATCAGTGGGTCTGATTTTCGCCGTGGGGTCTTTGTGGAAACTGATACATGGTTGTATATTCATTACTGATATTATTTGCATTGAGGAAGGAAAGGATGTGTGAATGGTGAAGCCCTTGAAATGGCCTTTTCCCCATTTCTTTTGAGCGAAAACAAGGAACACCAACTGTCGTATATAAGTAACTTCCCCATTTGTAACAGTGACAATTAGCATTCTCTTAGACTGACCTTTTCTTATGATTTTTTTTCTGGACAAACTCCAAATGTTTAGAAGGGCACTCATTTGTCTCCAACATGAGGTATAAATCAGGTCGAAACTCATGGTTTTTTTCGTGGTCCTAAGCTTGAATAGGTTTAGGGTCTTTTGGTTAGGGGTGGTCATGGAGGCCCTAAGCATCAATAGGTTTAGGTTGAATCTAATGAATTTGATGTTAGCTTGAAGATATACCGTCTAATTATTTAAACATAAACAAGATCATCGTTACAAATTATGAAAATTGATAACTACTTAGGAACGATGATAGTGCGTTTAGAGGactaaataacaaaaatattttgCCATTCTCATTTCCCTCTGTATTTTTTCTTTACCTGAATGCTTTTCTCATAATTATTTTAGTAAGTCACGATATGCAAACTAACTCacatatatatgttctatataCTATATTATCCAAGGACAATTTTCTCCACTTGAAATGAGTTTTTACAATGCATGTCGAAATCTCACATTATTCACCAAACGAGAGTATTGCAATTGCAATTCAACCTAAGCCAACTTGACTGGAGAACTGGGTAGGCTGATACTCCTGTCCCCAAGGTCTTTGTATATAATACAATAAGATAAGAAAATACATTGCTCACTATCCAATTATGTTTTTTTTGAataaagaagaagagagatggGGAGGGAAATGTCTCACCCACTAGCAACGTGCATATTTATTACAAATAAGGAAGTCCTCAATGACTTGAAAATACTAGTCTCAGATATATAGATCTCAGGGAAATCTGACGACGGATGGTGTACACATAACTGGATGGGTGCATAAAAAATCAGTTCCATTTGACTGAATATGTGTCTAGAGGCCAAGCAAAATATTTAACTCAATCTATCATCGTAGGCCAAACAAGCATTGCCATGTCACCTCATCGGCTGATCAGACACTCGGTTGGCTGTCACCACCGCTGCTGCTGACATTACTAGGTGGACGTTGTTCTAAGGAGGTGTCGCTCCCCACTTGTCCGTCGTCTGTATCCAACGGCTCCAGCACATAAACTGCACCATCGCTCATGCCCACTGCAATCTGGTTAGGCTTCCAAGAATGTGTTGCGATGACCGTGGGATAGACAGTTTCACCAACGCTGGAAACCAGAGAGGCAACGAAAACAAGACGTTTGTCACCAGAATTGAAAGTACCACTCAAACAAAAAAACAGAAACTGCTTGAAACTCCACATACCTGGATATTGAAGATGGTACGTAGGCAGAGGGTGCTGTCCAATATCACTGCATTATCAAGTTATGGAAGGTCAAATATCAATGTGTAATGTGCTTATTACAATGCATCGATACGATTAGGAGCATTCGACAAGCATGATGTAAATCAATATGTTAGTACTCCAACTCAATAGACAAGACAACATATGATTACTAAGAGATGCAAATATATTGTTATGAAAATGTTGTGAATGACTTACCGAGCACAAGCATTCCAATTGCCAATCATAGATCGCCAACTGACTCTCATGAACTACTAAAAGATGCGTTGCATCATAGTGAAACTGCACCATTGTATCACCAACTAAAGCACCGGAACCATTAGATGGATGTTTGATGTATCTTGATTTCTTCTTCTCCCAACCAACAATGCTCCAAACACATAGCTGCAAATTTCATTTCATTGCAAAAAACAAGAAAAGAATTATTAAAAGAAACAATACTGTATTTTTAGATATTATACCTTTTAGAAAGTGGAGTGTATTTATAGATCTTTATATATTTTAGAAAATGGACTAATGGATGGTATGAAATGCGACTAACATAATGTCGGGGAGCGTACCCCGGTTACCCCACAACGCGGCTTACGCTGGAGGAAAGCACACTTCGGGTGGCCCAGTAGGCCACGACCCATCATCCACGTAGCGCCTCGACCACTTGCTCCACCCGACCACGCAGTCCAGTCGGGATACGAGGCACGATCTCGACCACCCCAGGCCTCGGCTGACCGTCAATGGATAAGACCGGGGGAGGTTGGCGCATTCAATGCGCCTGCCGCAACGAGACATGCACGCACCGCACACCCACTCAGACCAAAAGGACAACGACCACCCAATGGACCGTGGGGCCTTTGGATGCATCGACCACCCTTCGGATCACAGGGTCTTGGAGTGAGGCATCACCCCTCGGACCGCTCCCCCCACCAATTCAAAAGGCCACTCCGTGGCCAGGCGATGTCAGGATATGGCATGGGACCGCTCAAACACGACTCGACGGGCAGGTGTACGGCCACGCTCGCCACAGAGCACGGGTCTCACATCCAGGGACTTGACTCCTCGGAACCGGCCAAACAAGTTGACCCCCGACCACCTACGTGTGGTCGGGGAAGACGCTTCGCCGCCCCCTTCATGATCAGGAGGGCGGCCGATCAGCAGAGGACGGCAGCCATAGACTCAAACTAGCGCACGACACCCCCCGGGGAAAGTAGGCGCAAGGACGAAGGCCACGACTCGCACTATGCGCCCACATCCCATAGGACTACAAGAGGACAGCCACAACCCGCACTGTGCCGCTATGGCGCACCATACCTCGACGTGGAGAACATGAACCCATGACGACATCCGAGCATGCAACATAAGTTGGGACAAGACGCAGAGGGCCCATGGACCGGGCTCGCCAACTGCCGCCCTCCCCTCGGGCTCTCGACCACTCAGGTCGGGGGAACCCTTTTCTTTCAATTGTCACTCGGCCCCCGAAAGCATATAAGGGGAACCGGGCCTTCATTCTAGCGGACGGAAAAAAGGAAACACTCTCTCTAGCTCTGGagggatctctctctctctctctctctctctctctctctctctccctctcccttctaaACCCACACTTAcgagcacccccattgtaagccaACTGAGCACTTGAACCGAGAAACACGATCTCGAACccctctgagactggacgtagggctccggcttgaaccagtataatctCCCCATGTCTTGAGTGCTTCCATCGATTCCTAGAGCTGTGCGGCACTAAATTTACTAGTCGGATCACAATACACCGACACATAACATTTGACTGTATTTAATTCAGCATTCCTTAAATTTATAAGCAAAAACAAAATCGCTAGTCCTAATTTTGATATATATTATAATTCACACCTGAGCATCAGCACCTGAAGATACAAGCACCTCCATTGATTGCAAAAATGCTAGTCCAGTTATCTTTTTGTGATGACCTGTGAGCACAGTTGTAACCTGTGCAATTCAATTAAGATAAGTTGATATTTTGGCACGTTGatgttaaatataaactaaacggTAATTagtacactaagcataatatttcACATAGGAAGAATCCATTATCATTAAAAATTCTCAAATTTTTAAATGTCGAGCTAACAACATATGTATGGTTTATGAAGGTTTTTTGGGTCATATACCACGAGGTACTTACTACTCTTCATATTGTTGACGGGAGCTACCACAAAGTTGCTATGTAATATGTGTACCTTGTGGTAGTATCTGCTCAAAGTGCGCAAAAGGTACATAATTTGTTATGTCAAGAAGAACGTAAATAAAACAACATCTACAATCTTATGATATCCTAATACATAAGTAAAATATGAGGGGATATATAGTCTGAAACGAGAGCATATTATTTTACAATGGGTACACTAATGCACTTCCAGTGAGAACTATATATAATAAGTTTTGCCAATCCTATGAGATTCATGCAAACAGGGGATGACATATTCATGTTCAATACTCACTTCGTCTGTAcagacattgtagatttgaaCTGAAGAGTCCTCCCTTCCAATAGCTATGATGTTATTGTCTGGCGGGTAGAATGCAAGGAAAGTTGCAGCAGGTGGAGGTGCCATGAAAGTAGTCATGACCTATATATGAGAGATTGCACAAGATCAGTGAAGCCAAAGAAAGGCCATGGTGCAACTAcgaaataaaaaatattttacGGAAGTTGTCATgcatgatttgtaagagatcaatcatGGAATTAACTACTTATTGTTATAGACAACTGAAGAAGACATACCTCGAATGTTATCGTTTTGAACAATGAGACTTTGCCACCAGAAGCAGAAATTATATAGCTGCCATTTTTGGATAGTGCAGTGCAGGCTGTTGCTTCTTTAGGGTCATTGCCATCAATGGTGTCGTTTGTCATTGGAATGCCATTTTCCGGTTGCCATAGTACAGGTGGAACAGATTTGGACGACTAACGAAAAGTAATGATGGATGGTTTTTAGAAAACAACCAAACAGAACTACAGTGTTGAAATCTTAAGCTAGTGGTCCTATCTAACCTTGCCACGTGGATTCTTGTCCGTGTGCTCCCATTTCCACAGCTTATGAACAGCATTGGAGCTGAGAGCCAAAAGTGCCAGCCCATTATCTGTGTACAACAAGCGCATAGCCTACGTGAAATATTATGCCGATTTGTTCGGTGTGTGCTATGTCATGAAAATCATAAGCACACGAACAGATACTGATGTGTGATATTCCTTTAATTAATTTAAATGGAAGATGTACATGCAAACGTTGCTGAACATACTTTGCTTGGAGATGCGCTCAGATCTGGCATACACAGTATTTGAATATGTCCTGAGCCAACGATGTCGTCCGCCAACTTCCAGGCCTTGGTTACTAACTCAGGGGCTTTGCTCATTTCCATACATGCCTACCATTTGTTCGATACAGTTAGCAAATAAATACAAATATATTGAACCgcgaggaaaaagaaaaaaaagcacGTGCACACTCGACTGGCCACTCATGAATTCCTTGTCATCATCATAGAAACACAACATACACATTCCAACCAAAACAAAGATACAAGCTTTCTTTCAAAAAAACAAAGACAGTATTCCCTTTTCGAGGATGAGTCGGCTCCCCTAGGGTTGGTGACCCCTGGCGGCCGCCACCCAcaccccgccgccgctgccgccggccgCCATCCCGGCGCCGGCAGCCCCCTCCCCCGCCTGTCCCCCCCTCCCAACTCCCTCCTCGAGCCCCACAAGTCCAGCCAGCGACGCAGGCCCGCGCCGCCCCCAACCCGCTGCCGTCGCCGCCAGTggtcccctccccctccccttccGGCAAACCCGGACCCACCAGGCGGATTTGCTGCTAGTCGCAGGCGCGGACGACGAGGCTACGCGGCGGCCGCCTCCGCCTGCGGGGCCCATGCTGCCGCCGCAGGGGATGGCTTCCCCCCACCTCCCTGCATCCGCGCACCCCTCCTCTCCACTCCTGTGCGCGGGCGCGCGTGAGCACGCGGCACGGCCGCCGACGCCACCCGCGACGGGGCCCTCCGCCGGCGTCCCACTGCACGGCCAACCCCAACCTCGCCATGCCTGCGCCCCGTCATTGCCACCACGGGCCGCCTCCACGGTGATGGCGGGCGCCTCCGATGGGAGCCTCCCTAGACCGACGGACCCCACCAACACCGACGCCGagccccaccaccatggccaccgcGGCCGGCGCTGGGATGCCTCCTCCAACGCCAACAACGCCGCACCCTCCCACCGCAGCCACCTCCGGCGCTGGAGCGCCTCTATGGACTCCCTCCCCATCCACGCCACCGACTGCGCCGGGCCTCTGCGCTACAACCACCACCTCCAGCTGCAGCTCCATTGAGCCCGACCTACGGGATCCGGCTCTGGAGCACCTCCGCAGATTCCCTCTACGTCCCTGCCGTCGCCGACGCCAGGCTCCACGCTCTCATTGATCGCGGCTCCGTTCTACCCATCTTCGGGAGGGCGCACGAAGCGCCGTCGATGGGCTGACGACAATGGCGACGAGTCCGACGACAACCGTCCCACAACCTACCTGGAGGCCGCTCGTCGCCCTGTGAAGCCAGCCGCAGcgtccaccgcgcgcgcccagaCTCGTTCAGTCGTGGTTCTGGGGCATGGCAGAGCGGACGCTAGACAGGGACCTGTGCGATGGCGGAGGAAGCGTAGCCGACCGCGTCACTAGCTAGTGCACAGCTTGCCTGCTCAGCTAGTGGATGGTCGGGTCCCTGCCCACCAATGCCTCGGCGCCCGCAGACGGGTCTCTGCCCCCAACGCCGACGGGTGGCGGGAGATCCTACCCCGACAGAAAGCGGGACTTGCGGCTGCCTCAGCTGAGCCTCGCCGCGGCCCAGGTCTACGCGGATCGGCTCGGAAGATCCTAGCATAGCTCCGTTACAGATGTTTCAACTACCTCTCCTACTCACACCGAGTAGCGACCTGCCGATTGCCACGCCGTTGCCTGCGCTGCCATGAATTCCGCCACCTCGCGAGGGACTGCAAGCGATCCAAGTCGGCGCCGAAGGGTGGTGGCCTGCCTCGCTGCTCAGCTCATGTCGACAACACATCGGCCTCCCAACATGCAACCCTCGGAAGTCCACCGACCTCGGATCGGACCGCGCAGGGAGTCGTGGGGTGTGCCGATGGCAACCGTCGATGTCGGAAACGACGCCGGCAGCGCAGGGGTGTCCCGGCGACAGACATCAGCATGGGCATGCCTGCTGACTACGCCACTGCTTCGACTGCTGCACGCGGCTTCCTCGAGCCAGATCCGCTAGCGGAGGCGCTGTGCGAGGGCACAGGGCCTCCCGTTTGGCTCGTCTCGGTCGACCCGATGCTGGACGAGCTTGCCGCCTCGCTCGTTGTGAGCCGACCAGCGGTCACACCAGCGCCTGTGTGCCTGCATGCTGCGGCAACCGTCTCTGAGGAGGTTcaagcttcggtggtggacaccaGTTCTCCGGCGACGGGTCCCCAGTGCACGACGGACCTGCCTCCGTTGTCGCCTGTGCAGGGCATGCCTCCACAGATGGAGCAGCCTGTTGTCGTGGGTGTTGTGGCGCCAAGGGACGACAGTGAGGTCTACACACCTAGGTTCGAGCCGGCCATGCCACACCCGACCCTTCTACGTCGACAAAGGACGGCCTACCGGATAGCCAAGCCACGCCCGACCCCGTGATGCGACGCCCACGCCGCGTGAGGCCGCTCGGCATCTCGCACGGTTTATCGAGGAGGTGCAGCTCAAGCGAAGGTCGCCCTTAATCGCCACTCCACCAAGGCAGAAGACGGCAACCAAAAGGCCCCTGCCAATAAAGAGTAGACGGATTGCCGCTCAGTCGCTGACGCACATACCGACCTCCAAGCGGGGCGAGGTACTCCTTATGCAGAGGATGGGCATCGTGCTGTTGGCAGCTACAGTTTCATCTGTGTCCAAGGGAACATACGACGGCATATTCGCAGGGAACTTGACGCCGAGCCAAGTGGAGGCTCTGGACGAGCTGTTCCAGCGACCAACAACAGGACTGGTAGAAGAACGTTCTTCTCGGATGGCGGAGTTGGGTCGCGCAACCAGCAGTGGAGACGTCCAGCTCCGTAGGTCGCTGCAGTGCTCTTAGTTCAGTTGTTTaccatttatgtaatatcgaGGTTTGTAACAGTCGGCTAGGAAGGTCCAGTCATAGCTGTAAGACCACCTAGCGCGCTCATCAAAAGCTTGTCGTTTGTACGGTTAAACTCTTCTTATTAAGTACAATGATacgtaaatcttttgcgtattcgaaaaAAAAACTGAGTGCTTTTCCTTGCATTTCTAATTACGTTCCTTCAGTAGTTAGTCACCACAATTCATAGAGTTATGAATGAATCTGCCTTGAGCCACGCAAACACGGCCAACCGGTTGGCAGACTATGGCATTTGTGAGACAACACGGCCAACTTGgtgacatgcatgcatggccactGCAATCCTACGTGTTTGGATCGGAATCTGAGCTAGGCAGCAGATCCAGCCGCTGGTGTTCAGAATCTGAGCCAAAAGCAAACAGGCCCTACATGCATGCAAGCGAGAACAAGGCAATCGGGATATTTTTACGTTAACTATCACGGCCCACCCACCCTTACTTAATACGGAGTAACTATTTATTTAGGAGAACCCGAATGAGCTAGGACTAATAATAATTCAAAGGAGAGGAGCTAGCTAGATTTAGTCCTCTACCACTTGAACCCCGTAGGTACTGTATGTATGAGATAAACATTTTATTGTGACCATTATAAAGATAGAAAGACAGGATAGATAGGAAGTAATAGTAAATCAGAGCCAGTAGCATTTGAATTAGAAGGTTGGTAGCGTGAGATCATATATTCCTCCCCTACCCTGTTGGTTAGAAGGGTGGGATGTTCTGGATGGACTGCGGCCGTGTGCTCCAACGCAGCCTCCGCTTCCTTCACATCCCAAATACTGGCACCTCCACAGTTCACTTCGGCTTTGACTCTCTGGAGCGAACTTGTTCCGAGGTTCTGGAAGCCAAGCAGCTTGTCAAAACCAAGATGCAGGTTCTCGTCTTTTAGGGACCGCACATGGACAACAAACTGAAGGGATTCAAGACTTGGCATGATAGTATTATTAGAGGGTCACCGAGTAGCATTTGAAAACAAGTTCAAATGTGCATGCATGATCAGTTCATCATACCTCTTGGTAGCGTAAGATAATATATTGTGATTCTACCCTGTTGGTTAGAAGGgtgggatggtttggagcaaGCGACGAGTTAATCCACGCCGGCAGTCCAGAGAACACGAAGCAGTTCAAATGCAGGAAACGGAGATGCCGACAGGAGACCCTTCCTGCGTCGCTGCTAGCCAAGTCCTTCCTTGGAGAATAGCCAAATccttttgctaaaagagaataGTCCCAAATTCGAAGTTCCTGGATATTGTGAAGATGACCAAGGGACTCTAGCAAAGCACTCTCGATGCTCTCACTGATCTTAACATGAAGCACAGTCTTGAGCACCCTCAGTTCCTTCAGCAGGCCCAGCTCCTCCACAAACTGCATTATTATAGCATCTTCACCTCCACACGATATATGTAGCTCTTGCAGTGACGTGAGCTTACCGATCAAACCTGCCGGCACTCTTGTTGCCCAATCACCAGCTCGTAGGCAAACAAGTTGCGTCAGAAGTCCCACCTCCTCCGGCAGCTCCTCTATCCCGGAGTCCCGTAAATCCAGTGTTTGCAGAAACCTCAGATATTTTAATCCAGTGTTTGCAGAAACCTCAGATATTTTACCTCCCTAGGCAGCTCAGCGATATTGGTACTCTCTAGTCTGAGGTACCTCAAGTGAAGTAAACTCCCAAGATGATTCTCCGACACATCTTTGATGCAGTCTTTGTTGAAAACAGAACATCCTACCATTTCTACTACATGTAAAGATGGGAGGCGTGGGCATAATGCACAAAAATCACACTCACTGGCAAAAATGGATCTCACTTTCTCCACAGCGATGTTAGCCAGCTGGCCAACGTTGTGCTCTTCAACACACTGTAGGGCTAACCTGCGAGAAATGCTCCCCTGAAGTTTCTGTCGCTCACCACCATTAAATACAGTGACAAAATTTTCTTCACTCGATAGTTGATGTATCAAATCAAGAACCATATCATGAACTGAGCATGCATCAACGTACCCTTCATATTGTGTCTCCTGTGCCTGGATCATGTTTCTATTTATCAATTCATTAAAGTACCTCTCCCCAAGCTCAAATAATCCtacccctgctgctgctgctgcttgttcctCAGAGATGAAACCTTCAGCGATCCACATCCATATCAATCTATTTTTCTCTATCAAATCATCTTCTAGAAATACACTTAGATACAACAAGCAAGCCTTTAGATGTGAAGGCAGATCGTAGTAGCTAAAAGACAATATCCTTCTGGTATTATCTACGTCATCATTGCCTTTATGTCCAAAACCAATTGAGTTGTAGACCTCAGACCAGTCCTCTCCTGGTTTACTGGCCAACAAACTGGCTATTGTAATGATAGCAAGTGGCACGCCGCTACATTTCTTCAAAATTCTTTCACATGTCTCAGCCGAAAGACTATCGAAATACTTCCCTTCACCGTCATCTATTCTTGCGTACAATAATTTTTCAGAGTTATCACGAGAAAGTGGCTGTATTTTGTAAACTTCATCAGCATATGCGGCAACTCCAGAAATGCGTGTAGTGATCACAAGTCTACTTCCACAATTACTTTCTTGCAGAGCACATCTGACTAATTTCCAGGTCTTCTTGTCCCATATATCATCAATAACAATGAAACACCTACACATTTACATGACAACGTAATTGCCTTCATGAGTTGGTAATTAAAATGAGAAAGCATATAAAGAACAGAGCAGTGGCATTATCGACCATAAAAAAGAATAGGTGGTTGTAGATTTTTATTTCATACAACTAGTTATGCTTACTGCTGAAAATACAAATTTACTTCTTTATGACTCTTTTAAATCAATTGTCTATGGATCCAAGATTACTGTAGTAATTTATAGACTTGAAGTGGAATATGCTAGCTCCTTCCAGCCTTAATgtaatatataaaataaataagatataaggaaaGAATTGTACGGCTACGTACTTACTGAAATATAATTAAGTCTCTATATATGCATGTATGCAGTGACCAGCATTGTGTTGAGTGATTAAACTCGTACCTCTTTTCCTGGACGAATTCCTTGAGTTCGTCCATGAGTTGCTTTTCATCCCACATGGTCATATTCAAATTCATGAACTTCTTCTTATCAAGGCCAACAAGAATGTCTCTAAGGACTTTCTTGATGTCAGGGTT harbors:
- the LOC136518724 gene encoding disease resistance protein Pik-2-like, giving the protein MELAVRAMGSLLPKLCELLKEEYGLQKGVKKKVQILSRELEAAHAVLREISDMPPDQLNALVRLWARDVREASYDMEDIIDAFLVHVDAPEPATETHKLRRLRKKVSSLFKKSKARRNISSQIQEIYKKLAELAARRDRYKTPDSVVTKAATTIDPRILNLYKSATELVGIEGPKDELIDMLSLGDDGGDVSGSKKMKIVSVVGFGGLGKTTLAKVVYDQLKPRFEWGAFIPVGRNPDIKKVLRDILVGLDKKKFMNLNMTMWDEKQLMDELKEFVQEKRCFIVIDDIWDKKTWKLVRCALQESNCGSRLVITTRISGVAAYADEVYKIQPLSRDNSEKLLYARIDDGEGKYFDSLSAETCERILKKCSGVPLAIITIASLLASKPGEDWSEVYNSIGFGHKGNDDVDNTRRILSFSYYDLPSHLKACLLYLSVFLEDDLIEKNRLIWMWIAEGFISEEQAAAAAGVGLFELGERYFNELINRNMIQAQETQYEGYVDACSVHDMVLDLIHQLSSEENFVTVFNGGERQKLQGSISRRLALQCVEEHNVGQLANIAVEKVRSIFASECDFCALCPRLPSLHVVEMVGCSVFNKDCIKDVSENHLGSLLHLRYLRLESTNIAELPREVKYLRFLQTLDLRDSGIEELPEEVGLLTQLVCLRAGDWATRVPAGLIGKLTSLQELHISCGGEDAIIMQFVEELGLLKELRVLKTVLHVKISESIESALLESLGHLHNIQELRIWDYSLLAKGFGYSPRKDLASSDAGRVSCRHLRFLHLNCFVFSGLPAWINSSLAPNHPTLLTNRVESQYIILRYQEV